A genomic stretch from Achromobacter spanius includes:
- a CDS encoding branched-chain amino acid aminotransferase — translation MDALYWHDGHWTTENPKLLGPADHAFWMASMVFDGARAFRGLTPDLDLHCQRVVRSAEKMLMKPQIGWEDIQKLCLEAVAKFPAGTELYIKPMFYCADGFLLPDADKTQFVLHVFKVPMPGELGFSACFSSYARSWPNMAPTDAKASCLYPNGQRAIREAAEKGFDNAIMLDGAGNIAEFATSNLWIAKNGVVSTPVDNGTFLNGITRRRVLALLQADGVEVQERSLTRADIEDADEVFSSGNYGKVVHVNRVEDRALEYGPMARRAHKLYMDYAESTGRQSA, via the coding sequence ATGGACGCCCTGTATTGGCACGACGGTCACTGGACCACTGAAAACCCCAAACTGCTCGGCCCGGCCGACCACGCCTTCTGGATGGCCAGCATGGTCTTTGACGGCGCGCGCGCTTTCCGCGGCCTCACGCCTGACCTGGACCTGCACTGCCAGCGTGTCGTGCGTTCGGCCGAAAAAATGCTGATGAAGCCGCAGATTGGCTGGGAAGACATCCAGAAGCTGTGCCTGGAAGCCGTTGCCAAGTTCCCGGCCGGCACCGAGCTCTACATCAAGCCGATGTTCTATTGCGCCGACGGTTTCCTGCTGCCGGATGCCGACAAGACCCAGTTCGTATTGCACGTGTTCAAGGTGCCGATGCCGGGCGAACTTGGCTTTTCGGCCTGCTTTTCCAGCTACGCGCGCTCGTGGCCGAACATGGCGCCCACCGACGCCAAGGCATCGTGCCTGTATCCGAACGGCCAACGCGCCATCCGCGAAGCCGCCGAGAAGGGTTTCGACAACGCCATCATGCTGGACGGCGCGGGCAATATTGCCGAGTTCGCCACCAGCAATCTGTGGATCGCCAAGAATGGCGTGGTTTCCACCCCCGTGGACAATGGCACCTTCCTGAACGGCATCACGCGCCGCCGCGTATTGGCCCTGCTGCAAGCCGATGGCGTCGAGGTGCAGGAACGCAGCCTGACCCGCGCCGACATCGAAGACGCGGACGAAGTGTTCTCAAGCGGTAACTACGGCAAGGTGGTGCACGTGAATCGCGTGGAAGACCGCGCGCTGGAGTACGGCCCGATGGCCCGTCGCGCACACAAGCTGTATATGGATTACGCGGAAAGCACCGGCCGCCAGTCCGCATAG
- a CDS encoding ABC transporter ATP-binding protein codes for MDDTILETKGLTKEFRGFVAVNGVDLRIKRGEIHALIGPNGAGKTTCFNLLTKFLSPTSGTIKFNGVDITGERPAQIARRGIIRSFQISAVFPHLTVLENVRIGLQRKTGLSFHFWQSDKRLDALNEPARALLEQVDLGAFADETTVNLPYGRKRALEIATTLAMEPELMLLDEPTQGMGHEDVHRVTQLIKRVSAGRTILMVEHNMNVVSSIANTITVLARGSVLAEGSYAEVSRHPAVMEAYMGTTDGELQGAHA; via the coding sequence ATGGATGACACAATCCTGGAGACAAAAGGCCTCACCAAGGAATTCCGCGGATTCGTCGCGGTCAATGGGGTCGATTTGCGTATCAAGCGGGGCGAGATTCATGCCTTGATCGGGCCGAACGGCGCGGGCAAGACGACATGCTTCAACCTGCTTACCAAGTTTTTATCGCCTACGTCGGGAACCATCAAGTTCAACGGCGTCGACATTACCGGCGAACGTCCCGCGCAAATCGCGCGGCGCGGCATTATCCGTTCGTTCCAGATCTCGGCGGTGTTCCCTCACCTGACCGTGCTGGAGAACGTGCGCATCGGCCTGCAGCGCAAGACCGGGCTGTCGTTCCACTTCTGGCAAAGCGACAAGCGCCTGGACGCATTGAACGAGCCCGCTCGCGCGCTGCTTGAACAGGTGGACCTGGGTGCCTTCGCGGACGAGACCACGGTGAACCTGCCATACGGCCGCAAGCGCGCGCTGGAAATCGCCACGACGCTGGCCATGGAGCCGGAACTGATGCTGCTTGACGAGCCCACGCAGGGCATGGGGCACGAAGACGTGCACCGCGTCACGCAACTGATCAAGCGCGTCAGCGCCGGGCGCACGATCCTGATGGTGGAGCACAACATGAACGTGGTGTCCTCCATCGCCAACACCATCACCGTGCTGGCGCGCGGCTCGGTGCTGGCCGAGGGTTCGTACGCTGAAGTCTCGCGCCATCCCGCCGTGATGGAGGCCTACATGGGCACCACCGACGGCGAACTTCAAGGAGCGCACGCATGA
- a CDS encoding branched-chain amino acid ABC transporter permease, translated as MNRQFLGYAVLAVVVAALPFLGVYPIFVMKIMCYALFACAFNLLLGFTGLLSFGHAAFLGSAAYAAGHAMKVWGFPTEIGLLFGVGVAALLGLAMGAIAIRRSGIYFAMITLALSQMVFFFFLQAHFTGGEDGLQSVPRGTLFGFIDLSQDINLYYLVMAIFVIGYFIIWRTVHSPFGQVLQALRENEPRAVSLGYDVDRFKLLAFVLSAALAGLAGATKTLVFVSATLSDATWQMSGLVILMTLIGGLGTLTGPILGAFIVVLLENKVGDFGQMMANLTGVDWFLRLGESVTIVIGLIFVICVLAFRRGIVGELGAFIEKRRAARA; from the coding sequence ATGAATCGTCAATTCCTGGGCTATGCGGTACTGGCCGTCGTGGTGGCCGCTCTTCCCTTTCTGGGGGTGTACCCGATCTTTGTCATGAAGATCATGTGTTACGCGCTTTTCGCCTGCGCGTTCAACCTGCTGCTGGGGTTTACCGGCCTGCTGTCCTTCGGGCACGCCGCCTTCCTGGGCAGTGCGGCCTACGCGGCCGGGCACGCGATGAAAGTATGGGGCTTTCCCACCGAAATCGGCCTGCTGTTCGGCGTGGGCGTGGCAGCGCTGCTGGGGCTGGCGATGGGCGCGATCGCCATCCGGCGCAGCGGCATCTACTTCGCCATGATCACGCTGGCACTGTCGCAGATGGTGTTCTTCTTTTTCCTGCAAGCCCATTTCACGGGTGGCGAAGACGGGCTGCAAAGCGTGCCGCGCGGCACGTTGTTCGGCTTCATTGATCTATCCCAGGACATCAACCTGTACTACCTGGTGATGGCCATCTTCGTCATTGGCTATTTCATCATCTGGCGCACGGTGCACTCACCCTTCGGGCAAGTGCTGCAAGCCCTGCGCGAGAACGAGCCGCGCGCCGTTTCGCTGGGCTATGACGTTGATCGCTTCAAGCTGCTTGCCTTTGTCCTGTCCGCCGCCTTGGCTGGCCTGGCGGGCGCCACCAAGACGCTGGTGTTCGTATCGGCCACCCTGTCGGATGCCACTTGGCAAATGTCCGGGCTGGTCATCTTGATGACGCTGATCGGCGGGCTGGGCACCTTGACCGGCCCCATCCTGGGCGCGTTCATCGTGGTGCTGCTTGAGAACAAGGTGGGCGACTTTGGCCAGATGATGGCCAACCTGACCGGCGTGGATTGGTTCCTGCGCTTGGGTGAATCCGTCACCATCGTGATCGGGCTGATCTTTGTGATCTGCGTGCTGGCGTTCCGGCGCGGCATCGTGGGCGAACTTGGCGCCTTTATCGAAAAGCGCCGCGCTGCCCGCGCCTGA
- a CDS encoding branched-chain amino acid ABC transporter ATP-binding protein/permease: protein MNRILLAVFIVVLVGLPLLPVTPEFWVTQLNYIGLASLIVLGLVLLTGVGGLTSFGQAAFVGLGAYTTAFLTTQYDVSPWLALPVGLVLTAVVAYLLGAITLRLSGHYLPLGTIAWGLSLYFLFGNIDWLGKHDGIAGIEPISIFGVSLASGRNIYYLIWVFVLLALWATRNLLNSRPGRAIRALKSGAGMAESMGVNTAAYKVVIFVWAALLACISGWLYAHMQRAVSPSPFGINYGIEYLFMAVVGGAGYVWGALLGSGVILVLKDQLQNWLPKLLDTNANFEMIVFGVLLILMLQYARNGLWPILAGWWSSITGADGSRRNLAPPAAAPALPTRARPQAGQVVLEVDAIRKEFGGLVAVNDITFKVSSGEIMGLIGPNGAGKSTTFNLISGVLPVTRGKVTFMGQRIDNRSAREIAKLGVGRTFQHVQLLPGMSVLENVALGAHLRSDVGVLAGALHSDRAREAQLLHEAAEQIKRVGLGEYLYEQAGNLALGQQRILEIARALASDPVLLLLDEPAAGLRYKEKQDLARVLEQLRSEGMSILLVEHDMDFVMRLTNHLVVMDFGTKLAEGVPADVQKNPAVLEAYLGGIDDDLPEADQAKPVSAGGVQ from the coding sequence ATGAATCGCATTCTGCTTGCTGTATTCATCGTCGTCCTGGTGGGCCTGCCATTGCTGCCGGTCACGCCCGAATTCTGGGTGACGCAACTCAACTACATCGGTCTGGCCAGCCTGATCGTGCTGGGCCTGGTATTGCTGACCGGCGTGGGCGGCTTGACGTCGTTCGGGCAGGCCGCGTTTGTCGGGCTGGGCGCCTACACCACGGCGTTCCTGACCACGCAGTACGACGTGTCGCCCTGGCTGGCGTTGCCGGTGGGCCTGGTCTTGACCGCTGTCGTCGCCTACCTGCTGGGCGCGATCACCCTGCGCCTGTCCGGCCACTACCTGCCGCTGGGCACCATTGCGTGGGGCCTGTCCTTGTACTTCCTGTTCGGCAACATCGACTGGCTGGGCAAGCACGACGGTATTGCCGGCATCGAGCCCATCAGCATCTTCGGGGTGTCGCTGGCCAGCGGTCGCAACATCTATTACCTGATCTGGGTATTCGTGCTGCTGGCGCTGTGGGCCACCCGCAACCTGCTCAATTCGCGTCCGGGCCGTGCCATCCGTGCCTTGAAGAGCGGCGCGGGCATGGCGGAATCCATGGGCGTGAACACCGCGGCCTACAAGGTTGTGATCTTTGTCTGGGCGGCCTTGCTGGCCTGCATTTCGGGCTGGCTCTACGCACACATGCAGCGCGCCGTCAGCCCCAGCCCGTTTGGCATCAACTACGGCATCGAATACCTGTTCATGGCGGTCGTGGGCGGCGCGGGCTACGTCTGGGGCGCCTTGCTGGGTTCCGGCGTCATCCTGGTGCTGAAGGACCAGTTGCAGAATTGGCTGCCCAAGCTGCTGGACACCAACGCCAACTTCGAGATGATCGTCTTCGGCGTGCTGCTGATCCTGATGCTGCAATACGCACGCAATGGCCTGTGGCCCATTCTGGCGGGCTGGTGGAGCAGCATTACCGGCGCCGATGGCTCGCGCCGCAACCTTGCGCCGCCCGCTGCCGCGCCGGCTTTGCCGACGCGCGCCCGTCCCCAGGCGGGCCAGGTGGTGCTGGAAGTGGACGCCATCCGCAAGGAATTCGGTGGGCTGGTCGCCGTGAACGACATCACGTTCAAAGTCAGCTCGGGTGAAATCATGGGCCTGATCGGCCCCAATGGCGCCGGCAAGAGCACGACGTTCAACCTGATCAGCGGCGTGTTGCCGGTGACGCGCGGCAAGGTCACGTTCATGGGCCAGCGCATCGACAACCGCTCGGCGCGCGAGATCGCCAAGTTGGGCGTCGGCCGCACGTTCCAACACGTGCAATTGCTGCCGGGCATGAGCGTGCTGGAAAATGTGGCGTTGGGCGCGCACTTGCGGTCCGACGTGGGTGTGCTGGCGGGCGCCTTGCATTCGGATCGCGCCCGCGAGGCGCAACTGCTGCATGAAGCCGCCGAGCAGATCAAGCGCGTTGGCCTGGGCGAATACCTGTACGAACAGGCGGGCAACCTGGCGCTGGGCCAGCAACGCATCCTGGAAATCGCGCGCGCCCTGGCGTCCGATCCGGTGCTGCTGCTGCTGGACGAGCCGGCCGCCGGCCTGCGCTACAAGGAAAAGCAAGACCTGGCTCGCGTGCTGGAGCAACTGCGCTCGGAAGGCATGAGCATTTTGCTGGTCGAACACGATATGGATTTTGTCATGCGCCTGACCAACCACCTGGTGGTGATGGACTTCGGCACCAAGCTGGCCGAAGGCGTGCCCGCCGACGTGCAAAAGAACCCAGCGGTGCTGGAAGCCTATTTGGGCGGCATCGATGACGACCTGCCCGAAGCGGATCAGGCCAAGCCCGTGTCCGCGGGAGGTGTGCAATGA
- the nth gene encoding endonuclease III has translation MNAAKRREIFARLQAANPNPTTELEYDTPFQLLIAVLLSAQATDKSVNIATRKFFPQYGTPEALLALGEEGLSDFIKTIGLYRTKAKNTIATCRILLEHHGGEVPQTREALESLPGVGRKTANVVLNTAFGQPTMAVDTHIFRVSNRTGIAPGKNVLEVEDKLVKFVPREYIQDAHHWLILHGRYICVARTPKCPQCGISDLCEFKQKTVA, from the coding sequence ATGAACGCAGCCAAACGCCGTGAAATCTTCGCCCGCCTGCAAGCGGCCAACCCGAACCCCACCACTGAACTGGAATACGACACGCCGTTCCAGTTGCTGATCGCGGTGCTGCTGTCGGCGCAGGCCACCGACAAATCCGTCAACATCGCCACGCGCAAGTTCTTCCCGCAATACGGCACGCCTGAAGCCTTGCTGGCGCTGGGTGAAGAAGGCCTGTCCGATTTCATCAAGACCATCGGGCTGTATCGCACCAAGGCCAAGAACACGATCGCCACCTGTCGGATCTTGCTTGAGCATCATGGCGGCGAAGTCCCGCAAACGCGCGAGGCGCTGGAATCGCTGCCCGGCGTGGGCCGCAAGACGGCCAACGTCGTACTCAACACCGCCTTCGGCCAACCCACGATGGCGGTGGACACGCACATTTTCCGCGTGTCGAACCGCACCGGTATCGCACCGGGCAAGAACGTGCTGGAAGTTGAAGACAAGCTCGTCAAATTCGTCCCCCGCGAATACATCCAGGACGCGCATCACTGGCTGATTTTGCACGGCCGCTACATCTGCGTGGCACGCACCCCCAAGTGCCCGCAATGCGGCATCTCGGATTTGTGCGAATTCAAGCAGAAGACGGTGGCGTGA
- a CDS encoding ABC transporter substrate-binding protein — MKLHTITAALAMAGLGFAGATAHAQGISDDVIRIGFITDMSGVYSDIDGKAGLDAIRMAIDEMGGTINGKKIEVVSADHQNKADIASARAREWFDQQKVDVIIAGTNSATSLAMAAVAAEKKKPFIAIGAGASDLTNAQCSPYTVHYAYDTVALARGTGSAVVKDGGKSWFFLTADYAFGHALERDTIKVVKDAGGEIKGEVRAPLGTADFSSFLLQAQASKAQILGLANAGGDFSNSVKAANEFGVTQSMKMAGLLVFINDIHALGLKTTQNMYLTTGWYWDLNDASRAWSKKFESKVGRKPSMLQAGDYSAAMFYLNGVKASGSDDGDTIMKWMKSNKVNDFFAQNGHVREDGRMVHDMYLMQVKTPAESKAPWDYYKVVATLPGDEVYTKLSESTCKLVKK, encoded by the coding sequence ATGAAGCTGCACACCATCACTGCTGCACTGGCCATGGCGGGCCTGGGATTTGCAGGGGCCACCGCCCACGCGCAAGGTATCTCCGACGATGTCATCCGCATCGGCTTCATCACCGACATGTCGGGTGTGTATTCCGACATCGACGGCAAGGCCGGTCTGGACGCGATTCGCATGGCAATCGACGAGATGGGCGGGACCATCAACGGCAAGAAGATCGAGGTCGTCTCCGCCGACCATCAGAACAAGGCCGACATTGCATCCGCCCGCGCTCGCGAATGGTTCGATCAACAGAAGGTCGACGTCATCATCGCCGGCACGAACTCGGCCACCAGCCTGGCCATGGCGGCCGTGGCAGCCGAAAAGAAGAAGCCGTTCATCGCCATCGGCGCGGGCGCTTCCGACCTGACCAACGCCCAATGTTCGCCCTACACCGTGCACTATGCCTACGACACCGTGGCGCTGGCGCGCGGCACGGGCTCGGCCGTGGTGAAAGACGGCGGCAAGAGCTGGTTCTTCCTGACCGCCGACTACGCTTTCGGCCATGCGCTTGAGCGCGACACCATCAAGGTCGTCAAGGACGCCGGCGGCGAAATCAAGGGCGAAGTGCGCGCACCGCTGGGCACCGCCGACTTCTCCTCGTTCCTGCTGCAGGCCCAGGCCTCGAAGGCACAGATCCTGGGCCTGGCCAATGCGGGCGGCGACTTCAGCAATTCCGTCAAGGCCGCGAATGAATTCGGCGTGACGCAGAGCATGAAGATGGCCGGCCTGCTCGTGTTCATCAACGACATCCACGCGCTGGGCTTGAAGACCACCCAGAACATGTACCTGACCACGGGCTGGTACTGGGATCTGAACGACGCCTCGCGCGCCTGGAGCAAGAAGTTCGAAAGCAAGGTCGGCCGCAAGCCGTCGATGCTGCAGGCCGGTGACTACTCGGCAGCCATGTTCTACCTGAACGGCGTCAAGGCCTCGGGGTCGGACGATGGCGACACCATCATGAAGTGGATGAAGTCGAACAAGGTCAACGACTTCTTCGCCCAGAACGGCCACGTGCGCGAAGACGGCCGCATGGTCCACGACATGTACCTGATGCAGGTCAAGACGCCGGCCGAATCCAAGGCCCCGTGGGACTACTACAAGGTCGTGGCGACGCTGCCCGGCGACGAGGTCTATACCAAGTTGTCCGAATCCACCTGCAAGCTGGTCAAGAAATAA
- a CDS encoding ABC transporter ATP-binding protein yields the protein MSTPALEISGLQAWYGESHILHGVDMRVGQGEVVTLLGRNGAGRTTTLRAILGLTGSRKGSVRIHGTEAIDLPTYKIAHLGVGYCPEERGIFASLSCEENLLLPPVVGSLGGGMSLAEIYDMFPNLQERRNSPGTRLSGGEQQMLAVARILRTGANLLLLDEISEGLAPVIVQSLARMITALKQRGYTIVMVEQNFRFAAPLADRFYVMEHGQIVEHFEAAELSEKQDTLNELLGV from the coding sequence ATGAGCACCCCGGCACTTGAAATCTCGGGCTTGCAAGCCTGGTACGGGGAATCGCATATCCTGCATGGCGTGGATATGCGCGTGGGCCAAGGTGAAGTGGTCACGTTGCTGGGCCGCAATGGCGCCGGCCGCACCACGACGCTGCGGGCCATCCTGGGTTTGACCGGATCCCGCAAGGGTTCGGTGCGCATCCATGGCACCGAAGCCATCGACCTGCCCACCTACAAGATTGCGCATCTGGGCGTAGGCTATTGCCCCGAAGAACGCGGCATCTTCGCCAGCCTGTCTTGCGAAGAAAACCTGCTGCTGCCGCCTGTGGTCGGTTCGCTGGGCGGCGGCATGTCGCTGGCCGAAATCTATGACATGTTTCCCAACCTGCAAGAGCGCCGGAATTCTCCGGGCACGCGCTTGTCGGGCGGCGAACAGCAGATGCTGGCGGTCGCGCGCATCTTGCGCACCGGTGCCAACCTGCTGCTGCTGGACGAGATCTCCGAAGGCTTGGCGCCCGTCATCGTGCAGTCGCTGGCCCGCATGATCACGGCGCTAAAACAGCGCGGCTACACCATCGTCATGGTCGAGCAGAATTTCCGCTTCGCGGCGCCGCTGGCCGATCGCTTCTATGTCATGGAGCACGGGCAGATCGTCGAACATTTCGAAGCTGCAGAACTTTCAGAAAAACAGGACACGCTCAACGAATTGCTGGGCGTCTAA
- the rsxB gene encoding electron transport complex subunit RsxB gives MDSCLLADRIDALLPQTQCTKCGYDGCRPYAEAIAEGLAPINRCPPGGDEGIAALSALLQTPALPLDLERGEPGPLLVARIDESHCIGCTLCIQACPVDAIVGANKHMHTVLADWCTGCDLCVAPCPVDCIQMVPAGRAWTVQDATISRQRHRNHLARVERLAADNARLMAPETPAAPSAPAADNAQSEDRKRSAIESALARARARRNPTQS, from the coding sequence ATGGATTCTTGTTTGCTTGCGGACCGTATTGACGCTTTGCTGCCTCAGACGCAATGTACCAAGTGCGGCTATGACGGCTGTCGGCCTTATGCCGAGGCCATCGCGGAAGGCTTGGCGCCTATCAACCGTTGCCCGCCCGGTGGCGATGAAGGGATTGCCGCGCTGTCAGCGCTGTTGCAAACCCCTGCCCTGCCGCTGGATCTTGAGCGCGGCGAACCGGGTCCGCTGCTGGTTGCTCGCATCGATGAATCGCACTGCATCGGCTGTACGCTGTGCATACAGGCCTGTCCCGTCGATGCCATTGTGGGCGCCAACAAGCACATGCACACCGTGCTTGCCGATTGGTGCACCGGCTGCGATCTGTGCGTGGCGCCCTGTCCTGTGGACTGTATTCAGATGGTGCCCGCCGGACGCGCCTGGACCGTGCAGGACGCCACCATCAGCCGCCAGCGGCATCGCAACCACCTGGCTCGCGTTGAGCGCCTGGCCGCCGACAATGCGCGCCTGATGGCGCCAGAGACGCCCGCCGCGCCCAGCGCTCCGGCAGCCGACAACGCACAAAGCGAAGACCGCAAGCGCTCTGCCATTGAATCCGCGCTGGCCCGCGCCCGGGCCCGCCGCAATCCCACGCAGTCATGA
- a CDS encoding ABC transporter substrate-binding protein — translation MRNPHPLAPVLGAFALAAAFIAPTASAAPPPATSPAPTCEVDRPVRFSGLNWESNLVLAGIERYVLEHGYGCKTTVEIGETLPMLAALQRGDVDVTPEVWPGQIEGAWKKALASGKALGVGHVYDAGEGWYIPRYTAERHPDLKSASDLTRFKEVFIDPEDPGRGRIYGCPAGWACGTLNDNLLRALKLDKDYSLFAPGSGAAQKAAIVSAYKRKRDIVFYYWTPTSLVGALDLVKLELPAFDQAAYTCMTDPKCANPVATEFKPNPVVTGVNAAFAKQAPKITEFLTKLTVPDEAIDATLGWLENEGKEPEDASRYFLKQYGSVWRQWMPADVADRVQAALQKE, via the coding sequence ATGCGCAACCCGCATCCGCTCGCCCCCGTTCTTGGCGCATTCGCGCTGGCCGCGGCGTTCATCGCCCCCACCGCATCCGCCGCCCCACCTCCAGCCACATCGCCCGCCCCGACCTGCGAAGTTGATCGCCCGGTCCGTTTCAGCGGCCTGAACTGGGAGTCCAACCTGGTGCTGGCCGGCATCGAACGCTACGTGTTGGAACATGGCTACGGCTGCAAGACCACCGTTGAAATCGGCGAAACGCTGCCGATGCTGGCGGCGCTGCAACGCGGCGACGTGGACGTGACACCGGAGGTCTGGCCGGGCCAGATCGAAGGCGCCTGGAAAAAAGCGCTTGCCAGCGGCAAAGCACTGGGCGTGGGCCACGTGTACGACGCAGGCGAAGGCTGGTATATCCCGCGCTACACGGCCGAGCGCCATCCTGACTTGAAGTCCGCATCCGACCTGACGCGCTTCAAAGAGGTATTCATCGACCCCGAAGATCCGGGGCGCGGCCGCATCTACGGCTGCCCTGCCGGCTGGGCCTGCGGCACGCTGAACGACAACCTGCTGCGCGCGCTGAAGCTGGACAAGGACTATTCGCTGTTCGCGCCCGGCTCGGGCGCCGCGCAGAAGGCTGCCATCGTATCGGCCTACAAGCGCAAGCGCGACATCGTCTTTTACTACTGGACACCCACCTCGCTGGTCGGCGCGCTGGACCTGGTGAAGCTGGAACTGCCCGCCTTCGATCAGGCCGCCTACACCTGCATGACGGATCCCAAGTGCGCCAATCCCGTTGCCACTGAATTCAAGCCCAACCCCGTGGTCACCGGCGTCAATGCGGCGTTTGCCAAGCAAGCGCCGAAGATCACCGAATTTCTCACCAAGCTGACGGTGCCCGATGAGGCCATCGACGCCACCCTGGGCTGGCTGGAAAACGAAGGCAAGGAACCCGAGGACGCCTCGCGCTATTTCCTGAAGCAATACGGCTCTGTCTGGCGGCAATGGATGCCCGCGGACGTTGCCGACCGCGTGCAGGCGGCGCTGCAAAAGGAGTAG
- a CDS encoding ABC transporter ATP-binding protein, producing MNATQSPVLEVSNLSARYGKVGALVGASLTVPAGSIVTVIGANGAGKSTMLNAMMGSLPQTGHAAGSVQYAGTDVSGWQVERRVAAGMSLVPERRELFGTMSVEDNLLLGGFRRYRAREAGWRDTLNEVFDLFPRLRERRGQQAGTLSGGERQMLAVGRALMAKPTLLMLDEPSLGLAPRIVREIFHIIARLRETGVAILLVEQNARAALQVADYGYVLETGEVILHGPARELAGNPKVIESYLGLGKGAEAD from the coding sequence ATGAACGCAACCCAATCGCCCGTGCTGGAAGTCAGCAACCTGTCGGCGCGTTACGGCAAGGTCGGCGCGCTGGTCGGCGCATCGTTGACCGTGCCGGCCGGCAGCATCGTTACCGTGATCGGCGCCAACGGTGCCGGCAAATCCACCATGCTGAACGCCATGATGGGTTCCTTGCCGCAAACCGGCCATGCGGCCGGCAGTGTGCAATACGCGGGCACCGACGTGTCCGGCTGGCAGGTCGAGCGCCGCGTGGCGGCCGGCATGTCGCTGGTGCCCGAGCGCCGCGAATTGTTCGGCACCATGTCCGTCGAAGACAACCTGCTGCTGGGCGGCTTTCGCCGCTACCGCGCCCGCGAGGCCGGCTGGCGCGACACGCTGAATGAAGTGTTCGACCTGTTTCCACGCCTGCGCGAGCGCCGTGGGCAACAGGCCGGCACCTTGTCGGGCGGCGAACGCCAGATGCTGGCCGTAGGCCGCGCGCTGATGGCCAAGCCCACCTTGCTGATGCTGGATGAGCCCAGCCTTGGCCTGGCGCCGCGCATTGTGCGCGAGATCTTCCACATCATTGCCCGCCTGCGCGAAACCGGCGTGGCGATCTTGCTGGTCGAGCAAAACGCCCGCGCGGCGCTGCAAGTGGCGGATTACGGCTATGTGCTGGAAACCGGTGAAGTCATCCTGCATGGCCCGGCGCGCGAACTGGCCGGCAACCCGAAGGTGATCGAAAGCTATCTGGGCTTGGGCAAGGGCGCCGAAGCGGACTGA
- a CDS encoding branched-chain amino acid ABC transporter permease has product MTDLFGIPIQALLGQLLLGLVNGSFYAMLSLGLAVIFGLLNVINFAHGALYMLGAFVAWMGLSYLGLNYWVMLILAPLVVGLFGIIIEKLLLRHLYKLDHLYGLLLTFGLTLLIEGLFRSFYGVSGQPYPTPDALRGATNLGFMFLPNYRGWVVVASVVVCMATWFVIERTRLGALLRAGTENPRLVEAFGVNVPRMITLTYGFGVALAGFAGVLAAPVLQISPLMGSNLIIVVFAVVVIGGMGSIMGAIVTGLGLGVIEGLTKVFWPEASSTVVFIIMAIVLLIRPAGLFGKEK; this is encoded by the coding sequence ATGACTGACCTTTTTGGCATCCCTATACAGGCCTTGCTCGGCCAGCTATTACTGGGCCTGGTCAACGGTTCCTTCTATGCCATGCTGTCGCTCGGGCTTGCCGTGATCTTCGGGCTGCTGAACGTCATCAACTTCGCGCACGGCGCGCTCTACATGCTGGGCGCGTTCGTCGCCTGGATGGGGCTGTCGTACCTGGGGTTGAACTATTGGGTGATGTTGATTCTGGCGCCGCTGGTCGTCGGGCTCTTCGGCATCATCATTGAAAAGCTCTTGCTCAGGCACCTGTACAAGCTGGACCACCTTTACGGCTTGCTGCTCACCTTCGGGTTGACGCTGCTGATCGAGGGGCTGTTCCGCAGCTTCTACGGCGTGTCGGGCCAACCCTATCCCACGCCCGACGCGCTGCGCGGCGCGACCAACCTGGGCTTTATGTTCCTGCCGAACTACCGGGGCTGGGTCGTGGTGGCGTCGGTAGTGGTCTGCATGGCGACCTGGTTCGTGATCGAACGCACCCGCCTGGGCGCCCTGCTGCGCGCTGGCACCGAAAACCCGCGCCTGGTCGAGGCCTTTGGCGTGAACGTGCCCCGCATGATTACGCTGACCTATGGTTTCGGCGTGGCGCTGGCGGGCTTTGCCGGCGTGCTGGCGGCGCCCGTTCTGCAGATTTCCCCGCTGATGGGGTCCAACCTCATCATCGTCGTGTTCGCCGTGGTCGTGATTGGCGGCATGGGGTCCATCATGGGCGCCATCGTCACTGGTCTGGGCCTGGGTGTGATTGAAGGACTGACAAAGGTGTTCTGGCCCGAAGCCTCCAGCACCGTCGTGTTCATCATCATGGCCATTGTTCTGTTGATCCGCCCGGCCGGGCTGTTCGGAAAAGAAAAATGA